In the Blastocatellia bacterium genome, CGATCCGCCCGATGACGCCGGGGACATCCTCGTTTCGCACTACCAACATGTAGGGAGCGAGGGGGATCTCCACATCAACTCCATCCATCGAGACCAACCGCAGGCTTCCCTGATGAAGAACGGTTCCCTCGACCCAATCGGTATGGCCTTGCCCATCGCGCAGTTGAACACTGATGAGATTGGAGTAGCTGCGCGGTCGCGTGCTCCGCGTCTCGATGACTTCGATCTGTCGCTCGCCGGCTTTCGCCCGCGCGTTGATGAGATTGACCTCTTCGCCCAGGGTATGACTCAACACGCCGCACACGACGGCGCTGGAAATCGGATCAACGGTGAGATGAGTCAGCTCACCGTAGTAGCGGATACCGATCTCGCTCACCCGGACGCGCCCGACCTGAGCGATGAACGAGCCGAGCGTTTCTCCCAGCAGGAGGAAAATGCGGAGGCGCTGAAATTCCTCTCTCGTGATGGCGGGGAAATTGACCGCCGTCGTGATGACGCCCGAGCGCAGGTACTCCCGTACAGACATGGCGATGTCAATACCGACCTGCTCCTGGGCCTCGACGGTCGAAGCGGCAACATGCGGCGTCGCCACCACGCGGGGATGCTTCACCAGTTCCCACCGGGTCGGAGGCTCCTCGACAAAAACATCGAGCCCGGCTCCGGCGATCTTGCCCGAATTCAGGCCGTCGAGCACGGCCGCTTCGTCCACCAGCTCACCGCGTGCGCAGTTGATGAGGATGACGCCGTCTTTCATCCGGGCGATCGCTTCCCGACCGATCATCCCCTGCGTCGTTCGGGTCAGCGCGGCGTGGAGCGACACAATATCCGATCGAGCATACAGCTCATCGAGGTCCACCAGCGCGACATCGAGATCGCGCGCGACACGTTCGGAGATGAAGGGATCGTGAGCGATCACCTGCATTCCAAAAGCCCGGGCCCGGCGCGCTACTTCCTGCCCGATTTTTCCCAGTCCGATGAGGCCGAGCACCTTTCCCTTCAGCTCGTTTCCGGTGAATCGCTTTTTCTCCCACTCCCCGCGCTTGAGCGAAGCGTCGGCTTCAACGATGTGACGCATCAGGCAGAGCATCAATCCGAAGGTATGTTCGGCCACGCTGACGCTGTTTCCTCCCGGCGTGTTCATCACCAGGATCCCTCGACGGGTGGCGGCGTCAACGTCAATGTTATCCACCCCAGCTCCCGCCCGACCGATCACCTTGAGGCGCGAAGCCACTTCGATCACCGAAGCCGATACCTGCGTTCGACTGCGAACGATGAGTGCATCATAGCCGCCGATGATCGCTCGAAGCTCTGAGAAGGAGATGGTCGGCCTCACGTCAACGGTCCATCCTTCGGCTCGAAGCAGATCAACGCCGGCCTGCGCAATCTGATCGGCGATCAAAATCTTCATGACCTTTGGGTTTTATCCGAGAGTCAGTGCATCTGTCAATCGGACGCTCGGCTTCTTTACGGCAGTTGCTGATCCTTCTCCCAATGGTGCTCGCAGGAGAGGGCCTCTCTTTTCGAGTGCGCCGACGAAAGCTCGGCGGTGGAGCACTTCGATCCCCTCCGAAAATCTCCCGGGAGTGCGGGCCTCTGGCCTGCCAGATACGCCTTCTCCAAGCGCCCCATCGTTCGTGACGTGCGTGAGTACATGAATGATTCCCCCGAGGTACGAAACAGCATTGTGGTCGTCCTTTGAGCGTTATTGCTCGACGGAAGCGAGAATCCGACCTCCCGCTATGCTCGCGGCGGGAGCGTCTTGAGGGCCGCATCCGGACTGTCGGGCGTGGCGCATCACGATGACGTCGCCGGTCGCACGTTCTCTTCAGCAGGTGAATTCAAGGTCACCGAGTATGACGTTCCCACACCGAATTCCCCGCCTCAGGATCCGGCGGTGGATGCCACCCCACATCGGGAGGGCAACCGAGATGAACGCCAACAGGATCGGGCGGTTCGATCCGGCCACCGCCGAGTTCAGAGAATATCCCATCCCCGCACCCGATTCGGGAACCGCATGGGTTGGTCGCTGACCGTGGGGGGAATATCTGGTTCACCGAAAACTTCGTGGGAAAAATCGGAAAGCGGAATCCTAAAACGAGTGAGATCGTCGAATACCCGTTGCCGGATCCGGCGGCTCGTGATCTTCGCGCACCGATTTTCAACCCCAAAGGGAATCCTCTGGTTCACCCTCAAGCAGGCGAATCGCATCGGCCAGCTCGATCCCGCGACGGGTCAGATCACCCTCAATACGGTTTCCCACGCCGCGCTCTCGACCCTATGGGCTCATGATTGACTCCAAGGGAAATCCCTGGTTCTGCGAGTTCGGGACACATAAGCTCGCCCGCGTCAATCCGGCAACGGGAGAGATCACGGAGTTCACCTTGCCCCGCGCCGATGCGCGTCCCCACCGCATCGCCATCGCGTCCGACGATGCCGTCTGGTACACGGATTTTCAGGGCGGACGGCTCGGCCGCTTCGATCCCGTCACCTCTCAAGCCAGGGAGTGACCCTCGCCATCGGGGCCGACGTCCTGGCCCTATGGGATTTGCGTCGGATCAGAGGGACATCATCTGATATGACGAATTCGGAGCCAGCAAAATGATGTGATTCAGCCCCAGGACCGAATTTTTTCACCCCCACTCCCATCCCGACCCCCGGCACGGCCGTGTGCCACCTGTGGTTGATTCCCGAGGCCGAATCTGGTGGGCTCGAAGCGGAACGTCCAGTAAGATCGGGAACGTGGCTTTTTTTGAAACCGATGGGCCGATCAGTTCGTCTTTTGCCAGTGAGCGAGAGAAGGGCTGATGGCACGCATCAGCCTCGGCGGAAAAAATGAGAAGCGCCGCCAGAAGCGGGCGCGATTTTCAACAGCGACACGGGGCGAGAAAGGAGTGGCAGTCGTGATGAACAACAAGAGAATGCGGTATCAGAGGAGAGAAGGAGCGACATGGCATCGCGGTATAGCCAAACGGGCGTGCCGTGTCCTTTGCTGGGTACTCCTCGCGGCGATGATGGGGACGCCGATGAGCACCTGGGCGCAAGGGACTCGCTCTTCGGTCGAGTTGCACGGGCAGGTCGTTGATCAGCAGGGGGCTTTGATCGTCGGAGCGACTGTTCATCTGACCGACGCGCAGGGTCACCGGATCACAGTCACGACCGATAGTCGGGGCCAGTTTCGCTTCCCCAATCTCACGCCGGGTCGCTATGACCTGATCGTCACGGCGGAAGGATTTGAGGCTTTTCACCAGGCCGATACCCTCATTGAGGCGGGACCCTCGGGAACTGTTGTTCGCTTCGGTCCGGAGGCGGCTGTGCAGCCCTATCCTTTGGTGATCACCCTCTCGGTGATCATTAAGGAACAGATCGAAGTGACCAACGAGACCCAGATCTCGGTCGAACCCGACAGCAATATGTCCGCTGTTGTGATCAAAGGCGAAGACCTGGAAGCCTTACCCGACGATCCCGAACAACTGGCCGAGGTCTTGCGCGAGATGGCCGGTCCGGGTGCGGGGCCGGGAGGGGCTCAGTTCTTCGTCAACGGCTTTCGCGAGCAGGGGCGCATTCCTCCCCGCGATGCCATTCGGGAGATCCGCATCAATTCCAATCCCTTCTCGGCGGAGTTTCGTGAGCCGGGACGCGGACGAATCGAGATCCTCACCCGACCGGGAACGAATCAGTTTCGCGCGGGCGGTTTCTTCAACTTCAACGACGAAGCGCTCAACGCCCGCAATGCCTTCGCCCCCGTGCGAGCGCCGCTTCAGGTGCGTCGCTATGGAGGGACGCTGAGCGGGCCTCTGCTGCGTCGGCGCTCGTCCTTTTTCGCTGACGTGCAGCGTCGGGAGATTGACGAGAACGAAACCGTCAGCGCCACGGTACTCGACCCGATCACGCTCTTGCCGACACCGTTTGCGACCGTCGTTCAAACGCCGCAGCGCATGACCGATTTCAACCTGCGCACGGAGTGGCAACTGGCGAAGTCCCACACCATGGGCGTCAGTTACCGATACGGGATCAATACGTGGGAAAATCAAGGTGTCGGTGGATTCAATCTTCCCGAACGTGCCGCCACCAGCGAGGACCGCGAACACACGCTCCGCTTCTCCCTGACCTCGTATTTTCATCAGCGCATGGTCAATGAATTGCGACTTCAGCTCGAACGAGAACGATCCGGCAGCCGGGCTCTCTCGGACAAGCCCGCCATCATTGTCCTCGATGCCTTCAGCGGCGGAGGCAATCAGGGCTCGCTTTTCAGCCGTCGCTCCAGCGATGACCTGGAGATGACCAACAATCTCTCCATTGCACATCGTCGTCACACGCTCAAGATGGGCGTTCGAGTAGAAGCCTCACACCTGGTGGAGGAGAGCCGCTCGAATTTTGGCGGGACGTTCACCTTCTCCAGCCTCGACCAGTATCGGGATGTGCTCCTCGGTGTTCCGGGAGCGCGACCGTCACAATTTTCCATCAACCGGGGCGATCCGCTGGCGGGGCTCACGCTGTGGGAATTCGCCTGGTTCATTCAGGACGACTGGCGCGTGCGCTCGAATCTGACGCTCTCGCTGGGAGTGCGGCACGAGTTTCAGACCTGGCTCCGCGATAAAGTCAA is a window encoding:
- the serA gene encoding phosphoglycerate dehydrogenase, whose protein sequence is MKILIADQIAQAGVDLLRAEGWTVDVRPTISFSELRAIIGGYDALIVRSRTQVSASVIEVASRLKVIGRAGAGVDNIDVDAATRRGILVMNTPGGNSVSVAEHTFGLMLCLMRHIVEADASLKRGEWEKKRFTGNELKGKVLGLIGLGKIGQEVARRARAFGMQVIAHDPFISERVARDLDVALVDLDELYARSDIVSLHAALTRTTQGMIGREAIARMKDGVILINCARGELVDEAAVLDGLNSGKIAGAGLDVFVEEPPTRWELVKHPRVVATPHVAASTVEAQEQVGIDIAMSVREYLRSGVITTAVNFPAITREEFQRLRIFLLLGETLGSFIAQVGRVRVSEIGIRYYGELTHLTVDPISSAVVCGVLSHTLGEEVNLINARAKAGERQIEVIETRSTRPRSYSNLISVQLRDGQGHTDWVEGTVLHQGSLRLVSMDGVDVEIPLAPYMLVVRNEDVPGVIGRIGTILGDARVNIGNFALARSDGEAIGILTVDSPLSEDLLRAIRSVPPIKDAKFVTLTRLGDALSKTPSARPDVER
- a CDS encoding carboxypeptidase regulatory-like domain-containing protein translates to MARISLGGKNEKRRQKRARFSTATRGEKGVAVVMNNKRMRYQRREGATWHRGIAKRACRVLCWVLLAAMMGTPMSTWAQGTRSSVELHGQVVDQQGALIVGATVHLTDAQGHRITVTTDSRGQFRFPNLTPGRYDLIVTAEGFEAFHQADTLIEAGPSGTVVRFGPEAAVQPYPLVITLSVIIKEQIEVTNETQISVEPDSNMSAVVIKGEDLEALPDDPEQLAEVLREMAGPGAGPGGAQFFVNGFREQGRIPPRDAIREIRINSNPFSAEFREPGRGRIEILTRPGTNQFRAGGFFNFNDEALNARNAFAPVRAPLQVRRYGGTLSGPLLRRRSSFFADVQRREIDENETVSATVLDPITLLPTPFATVVQTPQRMTDFNLRTEWQLAKSHTMGVSYRYGINTWENQGVGGFNLPERAATSEDREHTLRFSLTSYFHQRMVNELRLQLERERSGSRALSDKPAIIVLDAFSGGGNQGSLFSRRSSDDLEMTNNLSIAHRRHTLKMGVRVEASHLVEESRSNFGGTFTFSSLDQYRDVLLGVPGARPSQFSINRGDPLAGLTLWEFAWFIQDDWRVRSNLTLSLGVRHEFQTWLRDKVNFAPRIGFAWSPRNSRTTVVRGGAGLFYDALGQGLVLSTIRLDGQRQQQLIILNPGFPDPFSGNGEQLIRPTSLRTLAADLNAPYTLQATVELDRQLPRGFVLSTGYTWIRGVHLYRSRNINAPLPGSLLRPIPEKEAILQYESTANSKRHELRVGVRRQISRTFTVFGNYVLSWNRNDADGSGSTPANQYDLRSEWGRASFDSRHQIFVGGFINLPWKWRVSPLITFRSSRPFNITTGRDNNFDTLFSDRPSLVDPSMPGAVVTPFGAFNPNPQPGEKIIPRNFGIGPNFKNVSMEISRTFGFGQPRGRTPSPQLGQQGPMPPQGPAGQVSSPGGQPGEFGRRGGFPQGPPGGGPGRGGGGFGGGQGRPGGGPGGGFGGGGFEGFGGGEYRYSFTLSVRFNNLFNMVNFTNYSGVLTSPFFGRANSAMPARRIELALRFNF